In the genome of Sphingomonas alpina, the window AAAAATGGCATCCCGGAGTTCAGCGGTCGCGGTCCATAACGAAGCGGGCGATATCGCGCAGCAGGTCGGCCTCCGGGCCGAAGCCCTGCAAGTGTTCGACCGCTTGGTCGACCAGCATGCGCGCCTGGCCGCGTGCGCGGTCGAGGCCGAGCAGCGACAGGAAGGTTTCCTTGCCCGCCGCCGCGTCCTTGCCGAGCTTCTTGCCCGCCACCGCCTCGTCGCCCTCGACATCGAGAATGTCGTCGGCAATCTGGAAAGCGAGGCCGAGATCGCGGGCATAGCCGCGCAGCGGCGTACGCTGCTCGGGCGGAACCTTGCCGAGGATCGCGCCGGCCTCGACCGAGCAGGCAATCAGCGCGCCGGTTTTCATCGCCTGCAACCGGGTGACAGTGGGCAGGTCGAAGCTCGATTTCTCCGCCTCCAGGTCCATCATCTGCCCCCCGGCCATGCCGTTCGGGCCGGACGCGCGCGACAGATCTAGGATCAGCTCGACCCGGACATGCGGGTCTGCATGTGTCGCTGTATCAGCGAGAATCTCGAACGCCAGCGCATGGAGACAATCACCGGCAAGGATCGCGGTCGCTTCGTTGAACAATTTATGCGCGGTCGGCTTGCCGCGGCGCATATCGTCGTCGTCCATCGCGGGGAGATCGTCATGGATCAGCGAATAGACATGGATGCACTCGATCGCGAGGCCGGCGCGACCGGCACAGTCGCGGTCGACGCCGAACAATTGCGCGGTCGCCATGGTCAGCAATGGGCGCAGGCGTTTGCCACCGCCGATCGCGGCATGACGCATCGCGCGGTACAGATCGGCGCGC includes:
- a CDS encoding polyprenyl synthetase family protein, which gives rise to MNAASLTLQAALGEVATDIDQRFDALLSIPDDPRADLYRAMRHAAIGGGKRLRPLLTMATAQLFGVDRDCAGRAGLAIECIHVYSLIHDDLPAMDDDDMRRGKPTAHKLFNEATAILAGDCLHALAFEILADTATHADPHVRVELILDLSRASGPNGMAGGQMMDLEAEKSSFDLPTVTRLQAMKTGALIACSVEAGAILGKVPPEQRTPLRGYARDLGLAFQIADDILDVEGDEAVAGKKLGKDAAAGKETFLSLLGLDRARGQARMLVDQAVEHLQGFGPEADLLRDIARFVMDRDR